The Flavobacterium commune genome contains the following window.
AATTCATAACATGCTTTTATTGCTTTTTTAATCAAAATCTTGTGCTTTTATTGTAACTTTGAGAAAACGAACACCTTACAACAATAACAACAAACAGAAAATTAGTATTAACTTAAACCATACATAAAATGAAAACCTTAAAACTACTATTCCTGGCTGTTATTTTCTTATTTTCTTTTACAATCGCAAAAGCGCAGGCTAAAAAAATAGATGTTGCTAAAAGTATTATCACCTGGACAGGGAAAAAAATCACCGGAGAACATGAAGGAACAATAAAATTTAAAGAAGGTGAACTTATTTTTAAAGACAACAAAGTCACCGGAGGGAATTTTGTTGCTGACATGACCACTCTTGACAACACGGATCAAACCGGAAGTTCAAAAACAAAACTGGAAGGACACTTAAAATCCGATGATTTTTTTGGAATTTATAACTTCAAAACTTCTATTTTGACTTTCAAAAACATCACCAGCAAAGCAAACAACACTTATACTGTAATTGCTACCCTAACCATTAAAGGTATTTCACATCCTGTAATTTTCGATTTGATTGTTAAGGGAAAAACAGCTACAGCTAATTTAAAAATTGATCGAACAAAGTATGATATCAAATATGGTTCGGGAAGTTATTTTGATGATTTAGGCGATAAAACCATTTATGATATGTTTGAATTAAAAGTTGACCTGGTCTTTTAAAATGAATTACAAACAAATCCAAACAATATTTTATACTTGAAAATTTGAAAAATCAAATTACATTTATATATTTGCAATATGAAAACAATTACAAATAATACTTGGTGGTGGAACAATTTACGTCAATAGTCGTGAACTAAGCTCCTATAGTATTATTATCTATAAATATAAAAAGGCTTGTCATCACGACAGGCCTTTTTTTGTGCCGAACGAGATTAAAACAAATGCTTACAAATTTTAAATTTATTCCAATTGAAACAATTTAAATTAAATACAAAATTCAAACAAATATTGGCTGACACCATAACTCCTGTTAGCGTGTATTTTAAAATAAGAGATAAATTCCCTAATAGTCTTTTGCTGGAAAGCAGTGATTATCACGGAAATGACAACAGTTTTTCCTATATCTGTTGCAATCCTATTGCTTCGATAAAGATTGAAAATGAAACTATTTTCAAACAATTCCCTGACGGAACTACCGAAACCATCGCTATCGATGCTCAAACGAATATTCCGGAAGTAATTCAGCAATTCTCAGGGCAATTTAAGTCGGAGAAAAGCAATTTCAAATTCATCAATAATGGTTTGTTCGGATACATTTCTTATGATGCGGTTCGTTATTTCGAAAAAGTAACTATCGCCAAAA
Protein-coding sequences here:
- a CDS encoding YceI family protein; this translates as MKTLKLLFLAVIFLFSFTIAKAQAKKIDVAKSIITWTGKKITGEHEGTIKFKEGELIFKDNKVTGGNFVADMTTLDNTDQTGSSKTKLEGHLKSDDFFGIYNFKTSILTFKNITSKANNTYTVIATLTIKGISHPVIFDLIVKGKTATANLKIDRTKYDIKYGSGSYFDDLGDKTIYDMFELKVDLVF